One Puniceicoccaceae bacterium DNA segment encodes these proteins:
- a CDS encoding ABC transporter permease, with product MSTRQHNAWFSIREPLAPGKQKLLTLLSFLGPIFTWCFVSYVPFVWHPDMKLDLSATRSDVTTVFTAGDHLSKAYFPSFVKAIREDNQRILQQQLGELPVEEPAPRVRRSNLNNLRHLTPLALRQGWLQSSEKDDTEALLALWQRIASAPSGDRTFRALSEENLAIIRSNSKRIDAHFASSNSQRLPSMPLLKLVPQGRPANPVYLPAPHEVLQRGWKEFTKVPDPGKPSMLDRLRHSIWIVFAGFALACVIGVPLGILCGTFDFFSKLFEPFIDFFRYLPAPSFSTLLVAIFLAHDAPKIALVFVGTFFQLVLVVSKTTQLLDKSLLEAALTLGAGKKSLLTRVVVPGILPNLYNDLRILLGWSWTWLVIAELIGVKSGLTEFIETQGRWRNFDAVFPVIFTIGFVGFFTDQLLAQLRGFFFPWTGEKLHPLIRGLSAAHHWLVGNRLPYEPGSQMRSRR from the coding sequence ATGTCAACCCGCCAACACAATGCATGGTTTAGCATTCGCGAACCGCTCGCACCTGGAAAGCAAAAGCTGCTGACCCTGCTTTCCTTTCTGGGACCGATTTTCACCTGGTGCTTTGTCAGCTACGTTCCCTTCGTCTGGCATCCCGACATGAAGCTGGACCTCTCTGCCACACGATCCGACGTCACGACCGTTTTCACGGCAGGCGATCACTTGAGCAAGGCTTACTTTCCGAGCTTTGTGAAGGCGATTCGCGAGGACAACCAACGCATTCTTCAGCAGCAACTGGGGGAACTGCCTGTCGAAGAACCCGCACCCAGGGTGCGACGCTCCAACCTCAACAACCTGCGCCATCTGACACCGCTCGCCCTCAGGCAGGGCTGGCTCCAATCATCCGAAAAAGACGATACCGAAGCCTTGCTGGCACTCTGGCAACGCATCGCATCAGCCCCCAGCGGAGATCGTACCTTCCGGGCGCTGAGTGAGGAAAACCTCGCGATCATTCGCTCCAATTCGAAGCGTATTGACGCCCACTTCGCGAGCAGTAACTCGCAGCGGCTTCCATCCATGCCCCTGCTCAAGCTCGTTCCCCAAGGGCGACCCGCCAATCCCGTTTACCTGCCTGCGCCCCACGAGGTGTTGCAGCGGGGATGGAAGGAGTTTACCAAAGTCCCGGATCCGGGCAAACCATCCATGCTCGACCGTCTGCGTCACTCCATCTGGATCGTGTTTGCGGGCTTTGCACTCGCCTGCGTGATCGGCGTGCCACTCGGCATCCTCTGCGGAACCTTTGACTTCTTTTCCAAACTCTTTGAACCCTTCATCGACTTTTTCCGCTACCTGCCCGCGCCTTCGTTCAGCACTCTGCTTGTAGCCATTTTTCTGGCGCACGATGCACCCAAAATTGCGCTCGTCTTTGTCGGAACCTTCTTCCAGCTCGTTCTCGTCGTTTCCAAAACCACTCAGTTGCTCGACAAGTCATTGCTCGAAGCCGCCCTGACTCTCGGTGCCGGGAAAAAGAGTCTGCTCACGCGCGTAGTCGTGCCGGGCATCCTTCCCAATCTCTACAACGACCTGCGCATCCTGCTCGGCTGGTCGTGGACCTGGCTGGTCATCGCTGAGCTGATCGGGGTGAAGTCGGGTCTGACTGAGTTCATCGAAACCCAGGGCCGCTGGCGCAACTTTGATGCCGTCTTTCCCGTGATCTTCACCATCGGATTTGTCGGATTTTTCACCGACCAGCTGCTGGCCCAGCTTCGCGGATTCTTTTTCCCGTGGACGGGTGAAAAGCTGCATCCTCTCATCCGTGGGTTGTCAGCAGCCCACCACTGGCTTGTGGGGAATCGTCTGCCTTACGAACCCGGAAGCCAGATGCGCTCGCGGCGCTGA
- a CDS encoding ABC transporter substrate-binding protein: MYHNRLIPRVLALLATITLLASVNATPLKIAYSDWPGWVAWEIGIQNDWFAEEGVEVEFLWFDYVPSMDAYVAGQVDAVTMTNGDALVTGATGKPSVGIILNDFSNGNDMIVGAPGIDSLEDLVGKKIGVEEGYVIHLLLQKGMEMKGIAPDSIEIVNTPTNETPQVLATGAVQAIGAWQPNSGQALKTVPGSKPIFTSADAPGIIYDFLFVDPESLEQRREDWAKVVKVWYRIVNYLKDEDNMDEALQILSNRVSITPEEYEPLFLGTYILTLEEALERWQKAEGLDSVYGSTEIVDAFNVSVGIYDAPLDTAKYLDPSLTIEFAKGN; encoded by the coding sequence ATGTATCACAACCGACTGATCCCACGCGTTCTGGCCTTGCTGGCTACGATCACGCTGCTTGCTTCTGTCAACGCCACTCCACTTAAAATCGCCTACAGTGACTGGCCCGGATGGGTTGCCTGGGAAATTGGCATCCAGAACGACTGGTTCGCCGAAGAGGGAGTGGAAGTCGAATTCCTCTGGTTCGACTATGTTCCCTCCATGGATGCCTACGTTGCCGGCCAGGTGGATGCCGTTACCATGACCAACGGTGATGCACTCGTCACGGGTGCCACCGGAAAACCCTCCGTGGGCATCATTCTGAACGATTTCTCGAATGGCAACGACATGATTGTCGGCGCTCCGGGCATTGATTCGCTCGAGGATCTTGTCGGCAAAAAAATTGGGGTGGAAGAGGGTTACGTCATTCATTTGCTGCTGCAAAAGGGCATGGAAATGAAGGGCATCGCCCCCGATTCCATCGAGATCGTAAACACGCCTACCAACGAAACTCCCCAGGTGCTCGCGACGGGTGCCGTGCAGGCTATTGGCGCTTGGCAACCCAACTCGGGCCAGGCCTTAAAAACCGTTCCCGGATCAAAACCGATATTCACTTCTGCCGACGCACCGGGCATCATTTATGATTTTCTCTTTGTGGACCCAGAGAGTCTCGAACAACGCCGGGAGGACTGGGCGAAGGTGGTCAAGGTTTGGTACCGCATCGTCAATTATCTGAAGGATGAGGACAACATGGATGAGGCGCTACAAATCCTCTCCAATCGGGTTTCGATCACTCCCGAGGAATACGAACCGCTCTTCCTGGGCACCTACATCCTCACGCTTGAAGAAGCCCTGGAGCGCTGGCAGAAAGCCGAAGGACTGGACTCGGTCTACGGTTCCACCGAAATCGTGGATGCATTTAATGTCAGCGTCGGCATCTATGATGCCCCGCTCGACACGGCCAAGTATCTCGATCCATCCCTGACGATCGAGTTTGCAAAGGGCAACTAA
- a CDS encoding SulP family inorganic anion transporter, with protein MKFKDFSFSYRPKIAEVFNGRYSRSDLGSDVLAGLTVGLIALPLALALGIASIPSGQATPFPAPALGIFTAIIAGLLISLLGGSKVQIGGPTAAFIPIILLIVEQHGYTGLLLSTMMAGVILILMGVARMGILIKYIPWPVTSGFTTGIAVSIIATQASDFLGLQATTPAPREFLEKLHWIWHHLPTTNVATVGLALGCLVLIRFWPRLGLKRVPGSIVAMLLATGVVAFFQLQDTLGLATIGSKFGSEAIPSRLPPFQIPPIDLALIRDLIGPATAIALLGAIESLLSAVVADGLSNDRHDSNSELIAQGIANVVCPFFGGLPATGAIARTSANVANGGRSPVSGIVHALTLLTIVLLFARFASYVPMAAMAAVLVSVSLSMGEWGELWELRKMTKSDALVMLTTFLLTVVFDLVIAIEVGMVLAAMLFIRRVSDSTEISRVTSDDVLETPAQMAQGKIIPEGVVVYRIFGPFLFGAAEKMHDALERAGNTHKVLILRLHLVTAIDSTALHALQVLVRRNRKHGGTVVISGIHRQPLELLRKSGFIDIIGRENFCGSFDKALERAGALLGAQDAAADQHL; from the coding sequence ATGAAATTCAAGGACTTTTCCTTTTCCTATCGTCCTAAAATTGCGGAAGTGTTCAACGGGAGGTATTCCCGCTCGGATCTCGGATCGGACGTGCTCGCAGGTCTCACGGTTGGCCTGATCGCGCTGCCGCTGGCATTGGCACTGGGCATTGCCAGCATTCCGTCCGGGCAGGCGACACCCTTTCCCGCCCCAGCCCTCGGGATCTTCACTGCCATTATAGCAGGATTGCTGATTTCGCTTCTGGGAGGGAGCAAGGTGCAAATCGGGGGTCCCACTGCTGCCTTCATTCCGATCATATTACTGATTGTGGAGCAGCACGGTTACACAGGCCTGCTGCTCTCGACCATGATGGCAGGCGTCATTCTCATTCTCATGGGCGTGGCGCGCATGGGCATCCTGATCAAGTATATCCCCTGGCCTGTGACCAGCGGCTTTACGACGGGCATCGCGGTGTCAATCATTGCAACTCAGGCCTCCGATTTTCTCGGATTGCAAGCCACTACGCCCGCACCGCGCGAATTTCTGGAAAAACTGCACTGGATCTGGCATCACCTGCCCACCACAAACGTTGCGACCGTTGGTCTAGCACTGGGCTGTCTGGTGCTCATCCGCTTCTGGCCCCGCCTGGGGTTGAAGCGCGTTCCCGGATCGATCGTCGCCATGCTGCTCGCAACGGGTGTGGTCGCTTTCTTCCAACTTCAGGATACCTTGGGACTTGCAACCATCGGATCGAAATTTGGAAGCGAGGCGATCCCGTCGCGGCTCCCACCTTTTCAAATCCCCCCAATCGACCTGGCACTCATTCGCGATCTGATCGGACCCGCTACCGCCATTGCCTTGCTCGGCGCAATCGAGTCCCTGCTTTCCGCGGTGGTTGCCGATGGGTTGTCCAATGACCGACACGACAGCAATTCCGAGCTGATTGCACAAGGCATTGCGAATGTGGTGTGCCCGTTTTTTGGAGGACTGCCCGCGACAGGAGCCATTGCGCGCACCTCGGCCAATGTGGCAAACGGGGGACGATCCCCTGTTTCCGGTATTGTGCATGCCCTCACGCTGCTCACCATTGTGCTGCTCTTTGCGCGCTTTGCCTCCTACGTACCCATGGCGGCAATGGCTGCCGTTCTCGTCTCGGTTTCGCTGAGCATGGGGGAATGGGGCGAACTGTGGGAGTTGCGCAAGATGACCAAAAGCGATGCGCTGGTCATGCTGACGACCTTTCTGCTGACCGTCGTCTTTGACCTGGTCATCGCGATTGAGGTGGGCATGGTGCTTGCGGCTATGCTCTTCATTCGACGAGTGTCCGACTCCACCGAGATTTCGCGTGTCACCAGTGACGATGTTCTCGAAACTCCCGCCCAAATGGCCCAGGGAAAAATCATCCCCGAAGGGGTTGTGGTTTACCGTATCTTTGGACCCTTTTTGTTCGGTGCTGCGGAAAAGATGCACGATGCTCTCGAACGCGCTGGCAATACCCACAAGGTGCTCATCCTGCGCCTTCACCTTGTCACCGCCATCGATTCTACCGCCCTGCACGCCCTGCAGGTTCTGGTGAGGCGCAACCGCAAGCACGGGGGCACGGTTGTGATCAGCGGCATTCACCGTCAACCGCTCGAGCTGTTACGCAAGTCTGGTTTCATCGACATCATTGGTCGGGAAAATTTTTGTGGCAGTTTCGACAAGGCGCTGGAACGGGCAGGTGCTCTCCTGGGAGCGCAGGATGCTGCAGCAGACCAGCATTTGTAG
- the yihA gene encoding ribosome biogenesis GTP-binding protein YihA/YsxC: MKILSASYRGQMNSLESCPPDSHPEFAFIGRSNVGKSSLINLLTNQRGLAKVSTTPGKTKAIHFFEINERFFLVDLPGYGYAKVSKGVNEGFNVAAADYLSQRKALKTIFLLIDSRHEPQQIDLEFLAWIQPFQRELILVFTKSDLSKKDELQANAHAFHDRMTRLGMTPARHLSCSSKSGAGKQLIFDQIQKHLPKPDKQAQQKRKVSSAWLKHVGKH, from the coding sequence ATGAAGATCCTGAGTGCGAGCTATAGGGGACAGATGAACAGTCTGGAATCCTGTCCCCCCGACAGTCATCCGGAGTTTGCGTTTATTGGCAGATCCAATGTGGGAAAATCCTCACTCATCAACCTGCTCACCAATCAGCGCGGTCTTGCCAAGGTGTCCACGACACCCGGCAAAACCAAAGCCATTCATTTTTTTGAGATCAATGAGCGCTTCTTTTTGGTGGACTTACCCGGCTACGGCTACGCGAAAGTATCGAAAGGAGTAAACGAAGGATTTAATGTGGCGGCGGCGGATTACCTGTCGCAGCGAAAGGCGCTCAAGACCATCTTTCTGCTGATCGATTCGCGTCATGAACCCCAACAAATTGACCTCGAATTTCTGGCATGGATCCAACCTTTTCAGCGCGAACTGATCCTGGTCTTTACCAAGAGCGACCTGAGCAAAAAGGATGAGCTGCAGGCCAATGCGCACGCTTTTCATGACCGCATGACCCGTCTGGGCATGACACCTGCCCGCCACCTCAGCTGTTCGTCAAAAAGCGGAGCGGGGAAGCAGTTGATTTTTGACCAGATCCAGAAACACCTGCCCAAACCGGACAAGCAGGCGCAACAGAAACGCAAAGTTTCCAGTGCTTGGTTAAAGCACGTCGGCAAGCATTGA
- a CDS encoding thioesterase family protein, with protein MAAFVHHRTIEFHETDAAGLVHFSNYFRYAEAAEHALYRAIGYPMMKRESSSFYGWPRVRAQAKYSAPLDSGNVLRIELWITEVKDKAIEWAFRIEREHDQVLAAKGSFATMHVHIDALTREMKSMPIPEVLRERLTPFIGN; from the coding sequence ATGGCAGCCTTTGTTCATCACCGCACGATTGAGTTTCACGAGACCGATGCCGCCGGATTGGTCCACTTTTCGAACTATTTTCGCTATGCGGAAGCAGCCGAGCATGCCCTCTACCGTGCCATTGGCTACCCGATGATGAAACGCGAGAGTTCGAGTTTTTATGGTTGGCCGCGTGTGCGTGCACAGGCCAAATACTCCGCCCCGCTCGACAGCGGCAATGTACTGCGCATTGAGTTGTGGATCACGGAGGTTAAGGACAAGGCAATTGAATGGGCGTTTCGCATCGAACGGGAGCACGATCAAGTGCTGGCGGCCAAGGGTAGCTTTGCGACCATGCACGTGCATATTGATGCGCTGACGCGTGAAATGAAATCCATGCCTATCCCTGAGGTTCTGCGCGAACGTCTGACACCCTTCATCGGAAATTGA
- a CDS encoding DUF3656 domain-containing protein — protein sequence MPKYIPKRIRLELPDRPLTVEKPELMAPAGDWDCVCAAVENGADAVYFGLDRFNARMRANNFTRRDLPELMAYLHHRGVKGYLTFNTLVFTDELADATQFLKSVIASGVDAAIVQDVGICQLIRQLSSDFPIHASTQMSISSEAGVHFAHELGASVAVLARECSLPEIASIREKCEASGLRMPIEIFVHGALCVAYSGQCLTSESLGGRSANRGECAQACRLPYDLIADGALVPLGDKRYLLSPQDLAGVDLIPDIIRAGVQTLKIEGRLKNPEYVAAVTRVYRKALDSAWQQLAEQSPPVTIASEDRYALEMTFSRGLDTGWLEGINNQRLVHARFGKKRGVRIGVVREITRSGVCVTADADVKPGDGIVFDAGNPDVREQGGRISRVDSRQDFLHIEFFNDAVNLSQVQVGQLIWKTSDPALEREIRKSYEVEQPNYRRPIQATVSGRPGSPLQLEFRDESGVGVTVPSAQVLVEATQHSLDAESLRKQLGRLGGTPYVLETLEVKLEGNCMLPMSALNQLRRDAVERLDVQRRKPREWKLDHSFSLPLQSESRWESSITPGFIPYARTWEQLEAILSLHRYPEIYLELENPRDYAKAVQFVREQSVCRPSTQLWVAPPRMFKEGEDWIIEKLLQSDAQGYLVRNHEHLRALQGHRIRGDFSLNVANPLSADWFIRRWKLDRLTASYDLNHLQLLDLLRHSPVNRFEITLHQHMPMFHMEHCVFCAFLTNGKDFRDCGRPCDTRQVVLRDRVGMSHPLKADAGCRNTLFNAKAQSGADYLHDFIEAGVRAFRIEFLNESADEVVRTLDHYERLLRREINADQIWKDLKLINQLGVTRGTLK from the coding sequence ATGCCCAAATACATTCCCAAACGCATCCGTCTCGAGCTGCCGGATCGACCGCTTACGGTCGAAAAGCCGGAATTGATGGCTCCAGCCGGAGATTGGGATTGTGTATGTGCAGCGGTCGAAAACGGGGCCGACGCGGTTTATTTCGGACTGGATCGCTTCAACGCTCGCATGCGAGCCAACAATTTTACACGCAGAGACTTGCCCGAATTGATGGCGTATCTGCATCACCGAGGGGTGAAGGGTTACCTCACCTTCAATACGCTCGTCTTTACGGACGAACTGGCTGACGCCACCCAGTTTCTCAAGAGCGTGATCGCATCGGGTGTCGATGCCGCCATTGTTCAGGATGTGGGGATTTGCCAGCTGATTCGCCAGCTTTCTTCCGATTTTCCTATTCATGCTTCCACGCAAATGAGCATCAGCAGTGAGGCCGGGGTGCACTTTGCGCACGAACTGGGAGCCAGTGTTGCGGTGCTTGCCCGCGAGTGTTCCCTGCCAGAGATTGCTTCGATTCGGGAGAAATGCGAAGCCAGTGGACTGCGGATGCCCATTGAAATTTTTGTTCATGGCGCTCTGTGCGTCGCCTATTCCGGGCAGTGTCTGACGAGTGAATCCCTTGGTGGACGTTCGGCAAACCGGGGTGAATGTGCGCAGGCCTGTCGACTGCCTTACGATCTGATTGCGGATGGAGCCTTGGTACCGCTTGGCGACAAGCGGTATTTGCTCAGCCCGCAGGATCTTGCTGGTGTGGATCTGATCCCCGACATTATTCGTGCGGGAGTGCAAACGTTGAAGATCGAAGGTCGACTGAAAAATCCGGAGTATGTGGCGGCGGTCACACGAGTGTACCGCAAGGCACTCGATAGCGCATGGCAGCAGCTTGCGGAACAGTCTCCGCCGGTCACAATTGCTTCGGAAGATCGCTATGCACTTGAAATGACGTTTTCCCGCGGACTTGACACTGGCTGGCTGGAAGGCATCAACAACCAGCGTCTGGTGCATGCGCGCTTTGGCAAAAAACGGGGAGTGCGAATCGGCGTGGTGCGCGAGATCACACGCAGTGGAGTGTGCGTCACTGCCGACGCAGACGTAAAACCGGGAGACGGAATTGTCTTCGATGCGGGAAACCCCGACGTTCGGGAGCAGGGCGGACGCATCAGTCGGGTGGATTCCCGTCAGGACTTCCTGCACATCGAATTTTTCAACGATGCGGTCAATTTGAGTCAGGTGCAAGTTGGCCAACTGATCTGGAAGACCTCAGACCCCGCGCTTGAGCGCGAGATTCGCAAGTCCTATGAAGTGGAACAACCCAACTACCGGCGCCCGATACAGGCGACTGTGAGCGGAAGGCCCGGATCACCCCTTCAGCTCGAATTTCGCGACGAGTCGGGAGTTGGGGTAACGGTTCCTTCAGCACAGGTGCTGGTCGAAGCGACGCAGCACTCTCTCGATGCCGAATCCCTGCGTAAGCAGCTGGGGCGGCTTGGCGGCACCCCCTATGTACTGGAGACGTTGGAAGTGAAACTCGAGGGCAACTGCATGCTCCCGATGTCGGCACTCAATCAACTGCGTCGGGATGCTGTGGAACGGTTGGATGTGCAGCGTCGCAAACCCCGGGAATGGAAACTCGATCACAGCTTTTCCTTGCCACTTCAATCTGAAAGTCGTTGGGAATCGTCCATCACGCCGGGTTTCATTCCCTACGCCCGCACATGGGAGCAACTGGAGGCCATTCTTTCCCTTCACCGCTATCCGGAAATCTATCTCGAACTCGAAAATCCACGTGATTATGCCAAAGCGGTTCAGTTTGTGCGGGAACAGTCAGTATGCCGTCCATCCACCCAACTGTGGGTAGCCCCTCCCCGCATGTTCAAGGAAGGGGAGGACTGGATTATCGAAAAACTGTTACAGAGCGACGCACAGGGTTACCTCGTGCGCAATCACGAGCACCTGCGCGCGCTGCAGGGACATCGCATTCGTGGGGATTTTTCCCTCAATGTGGCCAATCCACTGTCGGCCGATTGGTTTATCCGGCGCTGGAAGCTGGATCGCCTTACGGCATCGTACGATCTCAATCACCTGCAATTGCTCGACTTGCTTCGCCACAGCCCGGTGAACCGGTTTGAAATCACGTTGCACCAGCACATGCCGATGTTTCACATGGAGCACTGTGTCTTCTGCGCGTTCCTCACGAATGGTAAGGATTTTCGGGACTGTGGGCGGCCCTGCGATACGCGCCAAGTCGTGTTGCGCGACCGTGTGGGCATGTCCCATCCGCTCAAGGCAGACGCAGGTTGTCGCAATACACTCTTCAACGCCAAGGCTCAGTCGGGCGCCGATTACCTGCACGATTTTATTGAAGCTGGAGTCAGGGCCTTTCGTATCGAGTTTCTCAACGAGAGTGCAGACGAGGTTGTGCGCACACTGGATCACTACGAACGTCTGTTGCGCAGGGAGATCAACGCGGACCAGATCTGGAAGGATCTCAAACTGATCAATCAGCTTGGTGTGACGCGTGGCACCTTGAAGTGA
- the nth gene encoding endonuclease III has product MTRSERAALVFDRLHQLFPDPPVPLHHSDAYTLLIAVLLSAQCTDERVNQVTPQLFARASDPHAMVQLSIEEIREIIRPCGLSPAKSKNIWNLSAQLIAMHDGQVPADLAALEALPGVGHKTASVVMIQAFGVPAFPVDTHIHRLAQVWGLTNGKNVVQTEQDLKRLYPPETWNKLHLQIIYYGREICQARGCNRLRCELCRTLFPDRVTPFQAKKP; this is encoded by the coding sequence ATGACCCGTTCCGAGCGCGCCGCCCTGGTCTTTGACCGTCTCCATCAGCTCTTCCCCGACCCACCCGTTCCGCTGCATCACAGCGATGCCTATACCCTGTTGATCGCAGTTCTGCTCTCGGCACAGTGTACCGATGAACGCGTGAATCAGGTAACACCCCAACTCTTTGCACGTGCGAGCGATCCGCATGCCATGGTGCAATTGAGCATTGAGGAAATCCGGGAAATCATCCGTCCCTGCGGACTCTCACCAGCCAAATCCAAAAACATCTGGAACCTCTCCGCCCAGCTGATTGCGATGCATGATGGGCAGGTACCGGCTGACTTGGCTGCGCTCGAAGCACTGCCGGGTGTCGGACACAAGACCGCTTCTGTGGTGATGATCCAGGCCTTTGGCGTGCCTGCATTTCCCGTAGACACCCACATCCACAGACTCGCGCAGGTGTGGGGGCTCACCAATGGAAAAAATGTGGTGCAAACCGAGCAGGACCTCAAACGACTCTATCCCCCTGAAACCTGGAACAAGCTGCACTTGCAAATCATTTATTACGGACGTGAGATTTGTCAGGCACGTGGCTGCAATCGCCTGCGGTGCGAACTTTGCCGCACCTTGTTTCCAGATCGAGTGACACCCTTTCAGGCGAAGAAGCCGTGA
- a CDS encoding DMT family transporter — MIPAFLTTLLFSISAISANRSITQLGSNLANVSRLSLAAILLGIIAWIMGDFPGSRVFWIFFISGVIGFGFGDIGVFYALPRLGSRLCILYTQCVAAPIAGLIEWLWLGTSLSSLQIVWALITLVGVTIALDPFRAKNFNREQWLSGTLFGLLAAFGQGAGAVVSRYGYDVAAAQSESIAPMTAAFFRVIGGVMIAVIAVWVLVPRKGHPNAPKRSAPRWTRWVVIFIVLNALSGPVLGVSCYQWALAVRPSFVVLPIVALAPIVVIPLSMIFENDRPSALSLVGALIAVGAAIMLSLATLS; from the coding sequence ATGATTCCTGCCTTTCTGACCACGCTGCTCTTTTCGATCTCTGCGATTTCGGCCAATCGTTCGATTACCCAACTGGGCAGCAACCTTGCGAACGTCAGTCGCCTGTCACTGGCGGCAATCCTGTTGGGAATCATCGCATGGATCATGGGAGATTTCCCGGGTTCCCGCGTCTTCTGGATTTTTTTCATCAGCGGCGTCATCGGTTTTGGATTTGGGGATATCGGTGTGTTCTATGCGCTGCCGCGCCTGGGATCGCGCCTGTGCATTCTCTACACTCAATGTGTCGCTGCACCGATCGCTGGTCTGATCGAATGGTTGTGGCTGGGAACCTCGCTGAGTTCATTGCAGATTGTATGGGCACTGATCACGTTGGTTGGTGTCACCATCGCGCTGGATCCGTTCCGGGCAAAAAATTTCAACCGGGAACAATGGCTCAGCGGCACCCTTTTTGGACTGCTTGCAGCCTTCGGCCAGGGTGCTGGAGCAGTTGTCAGCCGCTACGGCTATGATGTAGCGGCAGCGCAGTCCGAATCCATTGCCCCAATGACGGCAGCATTTTTCCGGGTCATCGGAGGAGTTATGATTGCAGTGATTGCGGTCTGGGTGCTGGTGCCGCGCAAGGGGCATCCGAATGCACCGAAACGATCTGCTCCGCGCTGGACCCGGTGGGTTGTGATTTTCATTGTGCTCAATGCACTTTCAGGTCCGGTGCTAGGCGTGAGTTGTTATCAGTGGGCACTTGCGGTTCGCCCGAGTTTTGTGGTTCTGCCCATCGTCGCACTTGCTCCCATCGTGGTGATTCCGCTGAGCATGATCTTTGAGAACGACCGTCCCTCTGCACTTTCACTGGTAGGAGCACTCATAGCGGTAGGAGCGGCGATCATGCTCTCGCTGGCCACACTTTCATGA